GCGTCGTCGATGAACTCAAACCCGACGGCTCCGGAGCACAAAGAAGTCAGGCGATCCGCGTGCCCCACCCCCACAGCTATCGGATGGGCGTGCGGCCTCGTAGTACTGGTTGCGGCCTCATGGGTAGCCGGAGCGCTCGGTCTAGGCCCATGGGAACGAACCGCGACTACCGCCGTAATCGTTTTCGTATTTTCGTGGCCATCTCCCGGATCGAGCGATACGAAGACCCGCGGGAACTCTTGGGTGACGTCCCGCTGAGTGGTGGGGTTTCGTCACACGGTGGCCAATAGATCGTGTTGGCCGTAGGTCGGTGATCTGGGGTGAGAAAATTCTCCGTCGGGCCACCAGTCGCTGCCGAAATACCTTCCTCTAGCGATCACGTTCGCAGTCGTGAACGCTCACAAGGCCTCCGGTGCGTGGTGTGGAGCGTGCTCTATTGGCCGTCGCGCTCCAAGATGACCAGGACCTCAGAACTCATGCTCTTCCAGGTGCTGCTCACGACGTGCCAGCCGTCGGCGGCATTGCTATTGAGTGCGTCCTCCAAGCTCTCCGGGTCGAAGCTTCCTGTGAAGCGGCGGCCTTTCTCAACGTGTACCTTGTACTGCTTGCCGGTCATTTCAGATCTCCCATGGTTGTTGTGTTTGACGCATCATGCATCCCTGGTGATCTGTTCGTCTCGAGCCGGGCGCCGGGCAGATGTGAAGCTCCTTTCCTTGTGTCCCGGCTACTCGAGCGACGTAGGCACCGCACCCCCGCCCATGGGGTCGTCCCTTTGTCAACTCAGAGCTCGGTCCAGGATGCGCCGACGTCCGGACTCCAGGACAGCGCTGGACAAGGTGAAGCCTCCGATGAGTACAAAAAATAGGTAAACGAAGTCGCCACTCGTCTTATTTACAACTCCGGCTGCGAGCATCGTCGCGACCCACACGAAGGACATCTGCAAGATCATTCGACCGTAGGCGGCACTCAGCTGCTCCCGGATCCGGTCGGTCATCACGTTGCCCCTCTCACTCGCTGCACGTGTCTTTCAGCGTTCCTGAAGCCCCCAACGGACGCCAGGGCCGAAAGCCCTCCCACCATCTGCCTGCTTCAATCTGCTCTTCCCTTCGGACGCCCGGCCATTTTCGACATCGGCCCTACGAAGTCCTAAATCCTGTGCACGGCGCCGTTCTGCGTACCGGTCATCGATCCCTCACCGGGTTGGCGAGGCTGACCTCAGGCCACGTCCCGAGGACGCGGTGACAGGCTCACGGCCTTCCGTCGTGACGATCAAATGCTGGCATTGGTGTAGATCGCGGCCAGGCTGCCCGGATGGGACGCTGCCTGCGCGATGACGTCGATATCTCGACCGGACGACACGTGCACGACGGGGTGACCATTGGGCCAGGATCGCCACGCAGAACCAGGTACGTGCCTGACGATCACGGTGCCGAGGTAACCGCCAGCCTCGAGATCCAAGATAGAACTGACCGCTGGGTCACCGGACCAGGTTGCCACGAGACGATCCAACGCAGGAAGGCTGTCGGGTGCATCGT
This portion of the Dermatophilaceae bacterium Sec6.4 genome encodes:
- a CDS encoding DUF4177 domain-containing protein, with the translated sequence MTGKQYKVHVEKGRRFTGSFDPESLEDALNSNAADGWHVVSSTWKSMSSEVLVILERDGQ
- a CDS encoding DUF6278 family protein, encoding MHGKWRQWLPGPKHGIARGVVVWGSAGAADPTATFELMGQCRHLRAWAVDRGIDLDDAPDSLPALDRLVATWSGDPAVSSILDLEAGGYLGTVIVRHVPGSAWRSWPNGHPVVHVSSGRDIDVIAQAASHPGSLAAIYTNASI